A genome region from Methanomicrobiales archaeon includes the following:
- a CDS encoding DNA-directed RNA polymerase subunit N: MIPVRCFTCGKVISTVWEEFRQRRDAGEDPGKILDDLGLSRYCCRRMLLTHKEIVEDLSPYQ; encoded by the coding sequence ATGATACCCGTGCGATGTTTTACCTGCGGCAAAGTCATATCCACCGTATGGGAGGAGTTCAGGCAGCGCAGGGATGCCGGCGAGGATCCGGGTAAGATCCTCGACGATCTCGGTCTTTCTCGCTACTGCTGCAGGCGTATGCTGCTGACGCACAAGGAGATTGTGGAGGATCTCAGCCCATACCAGTGA
- a CDS encoding 30S ribosomal protein S11 → MAEKEKWGIAHIFASFNNTIVTITDLTGAETVTKSSGGMVVKQDRNESSPYAAMQMATNVAQAAMEKGIVGVHVKVRAPGRGKQRSPGPGAQAAIRALARAGMRIGRIEDVTPVPHDSIRTKGGKRGRRV, encoded by the coding sequence GTGGCCGAGAAGGAGAAGTGGGGCATAGCGCACATATTCGCCTCGTTCAACAACACCATCGTCACGATCACCGACCTCACCGGCGCCGAGACAGTGACCAAGAGCAGCGGCGGGATGGTCGTCAAGCAGGACCGGAACGAGAGCTCCCCCTATGCCGCCATGCAGATGGCGACGAACGTGGCGCAGGCAGCGATGGAGAAGGGCATCGTCGGCGTGCACGTGAAGGTGCGTGCGCCGGGAAGAGGAAAGCAGCGGAGCCCGGGTCCCGGCGCTCAGGCTGCGATACGCGCCCTGGCGCGCGCCGGCATGCGCATCGGGCGGATCGAGGACGTGACACCGGTGCCGCACGACAGCATCCGCACCAAGGGCGGCAAGAGAGGACGGAGAGTGTGA
- a CDS encoding DNA-directed RNA polymerase subunit K, with amino-acid sequence MEQYTRYERARIIGARALQISMGAPVLITTTKIDPLDIALEEFNHNVIPITVKRKVGIR; translated from the coding sequence ATGGAACAGTACACTCGATATGAACGAGCCAGAATTATCGGGGCTCGCGCTCTTCAGATCTCGATGGGCGCGCCCGTCCTGATCACCACCACCAAGATCGATCCTCTCGACATCGCCCTGGAAGAGTTCAACCATAACGTTATACCCATCACTGTGAAGAGGAAGGTGGGAATCCGATGA
- a CDS encoding 50S ribosomal protein L13 produces the protein MVTVLDADGMVLGRLASIAAKRSLAGEEIAIVNAEKAVVSGSRETVWAIYYRKRQRGSVEGGPFFPRRPDHILKRTIRGMLPYKRERGSEALKRVKVYVGVPAEFAGAEMERPPEAHMSRLSRPRYTTLGDVSTFLGAKY, from the coding sequence ATGGTGACAGTCCTGGATGCAGACGGCATGGTGCTCGGGAGACTTGCCAGCATTGCGGCAAAGCGTTCCCTCGCCGGCGAAGAGATCGCCATCGTGAACGCGGAAAAAGCGGTCGTCTCCGGCAGCCGCGAGACGGTATGGGCCATCTACTACCGCAAGCGGCAGCGCGGATCGGTGGAAGGGGGGCCGTTCTTCCCCCGGAGGCCGGATCACATCCTGAAGCGCACCATACGGGGCATGCTCCCCTACAAGCGGGAGCGCGGCAGCGAAGCCCTGAAGAGGGTGAAGGTCTACGTGGGTGTGCCCGCGGAGTTCGCCGGTGCGGAGATGGAACGCCCGCCCGAAGCGCACATGAGCCGGCTCTCCCGTCCGCGCTACACGACGCTCGGAGACGTCAGCACATTCCTGGGTGCAAAATACTGA
- a CDS encoding DNA-directed RNA polymerase subunit D, translating to MEIVFVEQDERNALFVLSGASPPFANTLRRTMIGEVPTLAIEDVHIYDNTSVLFDEMIAHRLGLIPLKTDLSSYVSQSECACEGAGCPACTVTYTLSAEGPGIVRSRDLIPADPRAAPAEANVPIVELDEGQKLVLEARAVVNVGREHAKWQPTVACGYKMYPIIRIDERCDACGMCVEECPRGVLRIGSSRKVEVGNPQECSLCRLCEQICLSGAIGDEPAIHVSADETRYIFIVESDGSIPVREILRRALMHTRDKANATGTVLQEVYGGTQNE from the coding sequence ATGGAGATCGTTTTCGTGGAGCAGGATGAGAGAAACGCACTCTTCGTTCTGAGCGGAGCGTCTCCGCCCTTCGCCAACACGCTCCGGCGGACCATGATCGGCGAGGTGCCCACCCTAGCCATCGAGGATGTGCACATCTACGACAACACCAGCGTTCTCTTCGACGAGATGATCGCGCACAGACTCGGACTGATTCCGCTCAAGACTGACCTCTCGAGCTACGTTTCCCAGAGCGAATGCGCCTGCGAGGGGGCCGGCTGTCCGGCGTGCACGGTCACCTACACCCTCTCGGCGGAAGGTCCTGGAATCGTCCGTTCGCGCGATCTGATCCCGGCGGATCCCCGCGCGGCGCCCGCAGAAGCGAACGTCCCCATCGTGGAGCTGGACGAGGGCCAGAAACTCGTGCTCGAGGCGCGGGCAGTCGTGAATGTCGGGAGAGAACATGCGAAATGGCAACCCACGGTTGCCTGCGGCTACAAGATGTACCCTATCATCCGTATCGACGAGCGCTGCGACGCCTGCGGCATGTGCGTGGAGGAGTGCCCAAGAGGCGTTCTCCGGATCGGGTCCTCCCGGAAGGTGGAGGTGGGGAACCCGCAGGAGTGCTCGCTCTGCAGACTCTGTGAGCAGATCTGCCTCTCCGGTGCGATCGGCGACGAACCTGCCATCCACGTCTCCGCGGACGAGACGCGGTACATCTTCATTGTGGAGAGCGACGGGTCGATCCCGGTTCGGGAGATCCTCCGCCGTGCACTCATGCACACCCGGGACAAGGCAAACGCAACGGGGACCGTCCTGCAAGAGGTGTATGGAGGGACTCAAAATGAGTAA
- a CDS encoding 50S ribosomal protein L18e, translating into MSKPTGKTNPRILNLVSTLREASRTNEAQIWREIAKRLDSPTRNHAEVNLSKINRYANDGETLLVPGKVLGSGAIDRPVEVAALNFSKQAAAKIAAAKGSCITIEQLLMKNPKGCRVRILR; encoded by the coding sequence ATGAGTAAACCTACTGGAAAGACAAATCCACGCATTCTGAACCTGGTCTCGACCCTGAGAGAGGCGTCGCGGACCAACGAGGCCCAGATATGGCGCGAGATCGCCAAAAGGCTGGATTCTCCAACCAGGAACCACGCCGAAGTGAACCTGAGCAAGATCAACCGCTACGCAAACGACGGAGAGACGCTCCTCGTCCCGGGAAAGGTGCTCGGTTCCGGTGCGATCGACCGTCCTGTCGAGGTGGCGGCGCTGAACTTCTCCAAGCAGGCGGCCGCCAAGATCGCAGCGGCGAAGGGGAGCTGCATCACAATCGAGCAGCTGCTCATGAAGAACCCCAAAGGGTGCAGAGTGAGGATCCTGAGGTGA
- a CDS encoding 30S ribosomal protein S9, translated as MAKIINTSGKRKTAIARATFKPGKGAIRINSVPLEVYGTELMRMKISEPLMLVPNALNDVDVSIDIRGGGVMGQAEAARTALARGIVKWHSDPAIKDVYLAYDRTLLVNDSRQKEPKKPHGRGARDKFQKSYR; from the coding sequence ATGGCAAAGATCATCAATACAAGCGGGAAGAGAAAGACCGCAATTGCACGCGCGACATTCAAGCCCGGCAAAGGCGCCATCCGCATCAACTCCGTTCCCCTGGAGGTATACGGAACGGAACTGATGCGGATGAAGATCTCAGAGCCGCTCATGCTCGTCCCGAATGCCCTGAACGATGTCGATGTCAGCATCGATATCCGGGGCGGGGGAGTGATGGGTCAGGCCGAAGCCGCCCGAACGGCGCTCGCACGCGGCATCGTGAAGTGGCACAGCGATCCGGCGATTAAGGACGTATACCTAGCCTACGATCGCACACTGCTCGTGAACGATTCGAGGCAGAAGGAACCGAAGAAACCGCACGGACGCGGGGCTCGGGACAAGTTCCAGAAGTCATACCGATGA
- a CDS encoding 30S ribosomal protein S4, translated as MGYPGKSHKQYDTPKRPFEKARIEEEARLVIEYGLRNKRELWKAQSTLRRYRRAARELLALMSTSTDAKKIETKRAELIGHLQRMGLLGPNADIDDVLALKVEQELERRLQTMVYRRGLARSPKQARQFVTHGHIAVGGRRVTIPGYRVERRDEDRIGYYPQSPLQTDMHPERARISKVGR; from the coding sequence TTCGAGAAGGCACGGATCGAGGAGGAGGCGCGCCTGGTCATCGAGTACGGCCTTCGGAACAAGCGCGAGCTCTGGAAGGCGCAGAGCACCCTGCGGCGGTACAGGCGGGCAGCGCGGGAACTGCTCGCGCTGATGTCCACCAGTACGGACGCGAAAAAGATCGAGACCAAGAGGGCGGAGCTGATCGGGCACCTCCAGCGTATGGGACTCCTTGGCCCCAACGCCGACATCGACGACGTGCTCGCACTCAAGGTGGAGCAGGAGCTGGAGCGCCGCCTTCAGACGATGGTCTACAGGCGAGGTCTGGCCCGCTCGCCCAAGCAGGCGCGGCAGTTCGTCACGCACGGACACATTGCCGTCGGCGGCAGAAGGGTGACCATCCCCGGGTACCGCGTGGAGCGGAGGGACGAGGACCGCATCGGTTATTACCCGCAGTCTCCGCTCCAGACGGACATGCACCCCGAGAGAGCGCGGATCAGCAAGGTCGGGCGGTGA